The Agromyces hippuratus genome has a window encoding:
- the rplW gene encoding 50S ribosomal protein L23: MTAAANNKDPRDIIIAPVVSEKSYGLIDEGKYTFIVDPRSNKTEIKLAIEKIFNVQVASINTLNRQGKTRRTRFGMGKRKDTKRAIVTLKSGSIDIFTAVG; this comes from the coding sequence ATGACCGCCGCCGCGAACAACAAGGACCCGCGCGACATCATCATCGCGCCCGTCGTCTCGGAGAAGAGCTACGGCCTGATCGACGAGGGCAAGTACACGTTCATCGTGGACCCCCGCTCGAACAAGACCGAGATCAAGCTCGCCATCGAGAAGATCTTCAACGTCCAGGTGGCGTCGATCAACACCCTGAACCGTCAGGGCAAGACCCGCCGTACCCGGTTCGGCATGGGCAAGCGCAAGGACACCAAGCGCGCGATCGTCACCCTCAAGTCCGGCTCGATCGACATCTTCACGGCTGTCGGCTAG